The sequence GCGGCGGTGTGCGCCGGGTGCGAGTTGGTCGAGGGCGCCGATGCGGGCGAGGCGTTCGGCGATCGGCTGGGAGGGGCGGGCGCGGGCCCAGAAGTCGGCGATGTCGGTGTAGGGGCGGCACGCGTCGATCCTCTCGGCGATCTCCTCGCTCATGCCGTGCACGTCCGCGAGGGACATCCGCAGGCCGAGGCGGCCGTCGGGGAGTTGCTCGGTGCGGTAGGTCGCGGCGGAGTGCTGGACGTCGACCGGGAGGACGGGGACGCCGCGGCGGCGTGCGTCGGCGAGGACCAGGCGCTTGGGGTACATGCCGGGGTCGTGTTCGAGCAGGCCTGCGTAGAACGGCGCCGGGAAGTGGGCCTTGAGCCAGGCGGATTGCAGGGTGGCCAGGGCGAACGCGACCGCGTGGGACTTGGCGAAGCCGTACGCGCCCATGTTCTCGATCATCTGCCAGACCTCGTCGACGACCGCCTGGCTGTAGCCGGCCTCGGTGGCACGCTGCCGGTACCACGCTTCCAGCGCGGGCAGCCGCTCCGGCTTCGCCAGCGCCCGCCGGGCCTCCTCCCCCATTGCCAGGTCGGAGCGGGTCATCGTCGCGAACACCTTGATCAGCTGCTCGTTGAAGATGACCACGCCGTAGGTGGAGCGGAGCGCGGGTTCGAGGTCGGGGTGCGGGTAGTGGACGGGCTTCTGGCCGTGCCGGCCGAGGAGGAACGGTTTGATCATGTCGGCCTGGACGGGGCCGGGTCGGAAGAGGCTGATCTCGGCGACTAGGTCTTCGAACGTCTCGGGCTGGAGGCGGCCGGCGAGATCGAGCTGACCGGGTGACTCCAGCTGGAAGACACCCAGGTTCTGGCCGCTGCGCAGCAGTTCGAACGCCTTGGGGTCGGTGAGCGGCACGGTGGCGCGGTCGTCGAGGTCGATCTGCTTGCCGGTGGTGCGCTCGATCTCCTTGACCGCATAGGCCATGCTGCTCTGCATACGGACGCCGAGGACGTCGAGCTTGAGCAGCCCGAGACCGTCGAGTTCGACGTCCTCCTTGTCGAACTGCATCGCGGGGAAGCCCTCGGTCGGCGTGGGCACGACCGGGGTGCGGCGCAGGAGGGTGTCGTTGGAGAGGATGACGCCGCAGGGGTGCATGGCGGTGCCGCGCGGGAGGGCGTCGAGGCCTTCGGCGAGGTCGAACAGGGCGCCGTAGCGGTGGGCGTGTTCGCGGACGTTGCTCAGTTCCGGCAGTTCGGCGAGGGCGGTCTTGATGGAGCGGGCGGTGATGTGGGGGAAGGCTTTGGCGAGGCGGCCGACCTCGTCGGGGGGCAGGCCGAGGGCGAGGCCGGTGTCGCGGATGGCGTGCCGGGCGCGGTAGGTCTCGGGCATGGAGAGGGTGCAGACGCGTTCGGTGCCGTAGCGGGTCATGATCCGGCGGTAGACCTCCAGGCGGCGGGCGGACTCCACGTCGATGTCGATGTCCGGCAGGCTCTTGCGCCGCAGGTTCAGGAACCGCTCCATGATCAGCTCGTGGTCGAGCGGGTTCGCGAAGCTGATACCCAGCAGGTGCACCACCAAGGATCCGGCGCCCGAGCCGCGGGCCTGGACCCGGATGCCCATGTCCTTCACGTCGTCGACGACCTGGGCGACCGTCAGGAAGTACGTCGGCCAGCCGAGCGTGTTGATGACCCGCAGCTCCTCCTCCAGCCGGGTGCGCATGGTGGGGCTGCGGTCGTAGCCGTTCCGGACCATCGCCGCGTCGCACCGCTCGCGCAGCACCCGCGCGGAGGTGCCGGGGGCGACGCCGACGACGTGCTCCTCGGGGAAGTGGACCTGCCCGATGCCCAGGTCGGATACCGGGTCGAGACGGCAGTCGGAAGCGGTGCGGGCGGTCGTCGCAAGCAGGTGCGCGGCCCCGCCGTGCTCCTGCCCCGCGGCGCGGGCGACCTCCTCGGCCAGCGCCGCCATCTCGCGGTGGTCCTTCAGGGTGCGCTCGCCGTTGCAGGTCCGGCCCGGCCGGATCGGCATCAGCAGCCGGGCAGAGTCCAGGACGTCCGCGACCCTCGACTGGGCCGGGTCGAGGTAGCGCACCGCGTTGGTGATCACAGCGAGCATGTCCAGGTCGGCGGCCAGGCCGACGGTGCGGGCGGCGAGGCGCAGGGAGCCCGGGCCGGTGCCGGTGCGGCGGTGGTGGACGGCTTCCAGTCGCAGGTGCGGTCCGAAGGCCTCGCGCCAGGGGGCGAGGAGTTCAGTCGCGGTGTCCGGCCGGCCGGCGGCGAGCGCACGCACCGGCTGGGAGGCGGGGCCGAGCAGCACCGTGAGGCCTTCGGCATGCTCCCGGATCGCCTCCCACGGCACGACCGGCTGGCCGCCGCCGCGCTCGGCCCGGGCGGCCCAGCCGGCGGTGATCAGCACGCACAGGTTCGCCCAGCCGGTCCGGTCCCGGGCCAGCAGCGTGATCCGCGGCGCGGACTCGTCGACGAACGCCCCGCCACGGGCCGGGGTCCGCGGCCGCCGCTCCCCCGCCGGGGAACCGGCGCCGGGCCGGCCCGTTCGACCGGCCGCGGCCGTGTCGAGGAACGGAACCGCGAGGTCGGCGCCGAACAGCGGCCGGACGCCAGAGACGGCGCAGGCCTTCGCGAAACGCACCGCGCCGGCCACCGTGTCGCGGTCCGTCAGCGCGAGCGCACCGAGTTTCTGCTCGGCGGCCCGTGCGGCGAGGGCGTCCGGCAGGCTCGCGCCGTACCGGGCCGAGTAGCCCGAGGCCACGTGCATGTGCGTGAACACGTACGTCGCCTCCTTGCTCCCACGACCCCCTCGCCGATCCGGAACCCTTCCGTCCCTCCAGCGTAGACCCTGTTCGAATACTTGTGCGAATACCTTCCGCGTGTCGCCACCCTGCCGGGCCCCTCTGGGCGTCCGACCGCGCACCCACGCCCTCCACGCACCGGTGCGGCGGGGGGTGGACCGGGACGGCGGCCGCCGTCAGGCTGGTCGCGTAGGGTGCCCCGATGCCGCCGAACCCGGCGGCTTCGAACGGCACGGCATGGCGGTGAGAGCAGTGGACGGCGCAGCACGATCGCGCACCTGGCGCCCGCCATACCCGCTCGACCTAGCCGCCGTGATCGCACCGCTGCGCCGCGGCGCGGGGGATCCGACGATCCGCCTGGAGGCGGGCACCGTGTGGCGGGCCTCGCGCACCCCGACGGGGCTCGGGACGCTGCGCATCGTGGCCCGGCCGGCCGACGGCACGGTCGCCGCGACCGCCTGGGGTCCGGGCGCCAACTGGCTGCTGGAACAGCTGCCGGCGATGCTCGGCGCGAACGACCGGCCGGACGACCTGGTGCTGCCGCTCGGGAAGCTCCGGGACGTCCAGCGCCGCAACCCCGGCCTGCGGCTCGGCGCGACCGGCCTGGTCATGGACTCGCTCGTGCCGTCCGTCCTCGAGCAGAAGGTCACGGTGACCGAGGCACACAGGGCCTGGCGGTACCTGCTGCACCGTCACGGAACTCCGGCGCCGGGGCCCGGCGCGGAGCTCGGCCTGACTGTGCCGCCGTCGGCACGGGAGTGGGCGCTCGTGCCCTCGTGGTCCTGGCACCGCGCCGGGGTGGATTCGAAGCGCACCGAGACGGTGCTGCGCGCGGTGCGGCTCGCGCCCCGCTTGGAGGAAGCGTCCGCGATGGCTGGCACCGAGGGGGCGAACCGGCTGATGCACGTGCCCGGGATCGGGCCGTGGACCGCAGCCGAGACGCTGCAGCGCTGCAACGGCGACCCCGACGCGGTCTCGGTCGGCGACCTCCACCTGCCGAACACCGTCGTCTTCGCCCTCGCCGGGAAACCACGCGGCACTGACGAGGAGATGCTCGAACTCCTCGCCCCCTACGCCGGCCACCGCCACCGCGTCTGCCGCCTCATCCGGGCCCTCGGCGTCCGCGCACCGCGGTTCGGGCCTCGGATGACGCCCAACGACCACTGGCGGCGATAATAACGTCGAACCGCCGGAGCCTCGCGGCGACTGTTCTTCCCTAACTCGCCGCGTCCACCCCCGAGTCAGCGACGCAGCTACTTCCGATCACTTCCAGGATTCTTTCCGGCAATCGTGTGACTGGCCGCCAGATAGCTGGCACTTCACGTGCGCCGCTCGGGTGAACGGAAACACACTCCGCTTGGGTCGACCCGCAGGATCGCAGCCATGATGCTCCACTCACCACATGAGTGAGACCGTCATCATCGTCGCCGCCATCACGGCCATCTCCACGCTGGCAGCGTCTGCAATCGCCTCCATGCTTGCCTTGCGAAGTTCCCGACAGCAGATCAGCCTTCAGGAGAAGCTGGCCGACAAAGAGCATGACGAAAGACGAGCAGTGGAGCTGCGCGAAGTGCGGCGACAGGCTTATCTGGACTTCCTCGGATCCATCGATTCAACCATGAATGAACTACGGAAGGTGCGAGGCCTACGACTCACCGATGAGGAATATAAGGAGTGGGATAGTTCCGTCACTAAACGCTACAACAATGCCCTCTTCTGCTCCCGCCTTGTTGCAATTGCAGGCCCTGAAAGCCTCGATTCCAAAGCGGCCGAGCTATGGGCAGCTGTCGCCGTCGAGGTACGCGCCATGCGCCGCAACTGGGAGACCACTGGAAAAGTGGGCGCCCCACAAGAAATTCGCGACAAGAGAACATATATCCAAGAAGATTTCGCCTCCGCCTCTCGGCGCGCCCTGGGCGGCGATGACTGACGCAATGTGCACTCTGGGGGCGCCATGAAATCGGCCGCCTCCCAGTTGACCCCAGATACTGGCACACCACAGTCGGGTGGGCAGCACAGCCACGGAGGGAGCAGCCGACCGCGGTGATCACCTGTCGGGTGGTCAGGTGGGGTCGGGAACGGGCTCCAGGAGCTGGGGACCGTTGTTGCGGACGTTGTTCACGGCGGTGGAGACCGGGGTGGCGGTGAGTTCGCCGCCTGCGGGGGTGCGGAGCAGGGCGCGGAGTTTGTCGGCGTCGGTGCGGGCGGGGTCGAGCCAGGCGTCGGCGTCGGCGGGGCCGATGGTGAGGGGCATGCGGTCGTGGATGTGGCCGGCGGCGTCCGTGGCTTCGGTGGTGATGACGGTGACGGTGGCGAGCCAGGCGGCGGGGTCGCCGTCGGGGCGGGTCTTGTCGTGCCAGAACTCGTAGAGGCCGGCCATCGCCATCAGGGTGCCGTCGGCGGGAGCGATGAAGTAGGGCTGTTTGCGGGGCTTGGCGCCCTCGGCGGCCGGCAGCGGGGTCCACTCGTAGAAGCCGTCGGCCGGGAGCAGGCAGCGGGGGAGGCGAAGGCGCGGCGGTAGGCGGGCTTCTCGTGGACGGTCTCGACCCGGGCGTTGATCATGCGGGCGCCGACCGAGGGGTCCTTCGCCCAGGACGGCACCAGGCCCCAACGGAGCGCGCGGAGTTGGCGCTGGATCTCGCCGGTGTCCTTGTCGAGGCGCTCGAGAACCGTCCAGACCGGCTTCGTCGGGGCGACGTTGTAGTCGGGCTGCAGCGTCTCGGCGGGGTCCCAGCGGGCCACGTTGAACAGGCTGACGAGGTCCTGGGGGCTGCTCGTGGAGACGTACCGGCCGCACATCCTCCCCACTGTGCCACCGCGCGCCGACAACCCGGCGCACCGGCACGGCCCGCAGCATGGCAGGGGGCGCGCGGGGGGCCGGGTACGACCGTGGTGTGTCGGCCGGCCGGGTCGATCCCGGTCCGCACCGGCGGGGCTGCTGCAGCAGACCGAGGGCGGCTTCGTACGATGGCGGCTGTGCCGAAGAACGAACAGCCGATCGAATTTCCGTCCGAGCTGCTGGCGAAGGAAGCCGCCCTGCGCGCGGCCCGCACCGCCCACTTCGACTACCTCCGCACGCTGCCGAGCGGGTGGGACGTCGAGGTGACCGACGAGCAGCGCGCCGAGTCCGCCCGGCTGCGGGAGGGCGAGCGGCAGGCCGCGGCCGCGCTGGCCGCCGACGGCTACTGGGCGGCGCTGGCGCCGCCGGACCGCGTCGGCCACCGCGCCGCCCTCACCCCCACCGCACTGCCCGAATAGCAGGCCGGCTTGGGCCGGGCCGGTGATCATCCGGCCCGGCCACCGCGGCGCACACAGCGCACGGCGGGACGCTGGACCGCGTGCCCCGTACACGACAGACCGTGGTGCTGCGCCCGCCCATCCCGGTGATGCAGCCGGTCCTCGCCCGCACCCTGCCTCCGGAGGACGGCCTGCCCGGCGGGGTCCAGTACACGCCCAAGTGGGACGGCTACCGGGTGCTCGCCTGCGTGCAGGAGGACCACGCGCCGCTGCTCCTGTCCCGCCGCGGCACCGTCCTCAACAGCCGGTATCCGTCGGTGCTGCCGGCGATCGCCGACCTGCCGGTCGGCCTCGTCCTCGACGCCGAGCTGTGCGCGTGGACGCCGCGGCCCGGCGGCGGCCCGGGCCGGCTCGGCTTCCACGCCCTGGCCCGGACCGCGGGCGCCCGCGCCGAGGCTGGTACCCAGCTCGTGATCGTCGCGTTCGACGTCCTCGCCGTACCCGGGCGCGACGTCAGATCGGCCCCGCTCCGGGAGAGATGGGACCTGCTCTCGCTGATCATGATCGGCGCCCGCCCCCAGATCCAGCAGTCCATGGAGACCCGCTCGCTGGCCGAGGCGCAGCAGTGGTACCGCGACCTGGAGCCGCTCGGCATCGAGGGGGTGTGCGCGAAAGGCCTCGACACGGTGTACACCACCTCGGGCGGGAACGCCCCCGGCCGGTGGATCAAGGTCCGGCACGCGGAGACGATCGATTGCCTCGTCGCGGGTGTCACCGGTTCGCTGGCCCGTCCGGAAGCTGTCCTCGTGCAGCTCCCGGACGGTCGGCAGGAGGTCACCTCGCCGCGGCTCACCACCGCGCAGGCCCACCAGGTCGCCGGCGCGGTGGCTGGTCGGCTGCGCCCCGCGACCGCCGGGCGGGCCCGGGTCCACTGGATCGCGGAGCCGCTGCCGGTCGCGGAGGTCCGCATCGGAACCGGTCGGCACGGTGGTGTGCGGTTCGTACGGCTCCGGCCGGAGGAGTAGCCGGGCGCAGCGGCCGCGAGCCGTTCGCCGCCGCGGGTGCGCGGAGGGCGAGTGGTGCCGGAAACGACGAAGGGCCCGGCACCGTGGGGATCGTGTGGGGATCGGTGCCGGGCCCTGGGCCGGAGGTGTGGTGCGCGTGTCGGGGCGGGCAGTTGTGCTCACGGCCCTGGTCGGACGTCCTCAGGTCGGCGTTCCAGCCCCGCACCCGTGATGCCTTGGCAGCCCCCGGCCGGCTCGCGCCGGGTCCGGGTGGTGGGCGCGGGCGTCAGTGCGGGTAGTCGGTGGGGGCGGGTCGGCCGTCCGTCGAGCCGCCGGGGTGGTCGGTCGCCGTCGATCCGGCCGTGGGCCTGCCGGCCGGCATCGGGTGGGGCTCCAGGTGTGTCGTCGCGGAGATCGCCCACATGGCGATCAGGCAGACGATGGCGGCCGCCCAGATCACGTTCTCGACGGTGATGTCGGGTTCTCTCTCATTGGCGCGCATGGGTTCTCCTTGGTCGGTGTGGTGGGTGCCGGTCGGCACGAGCCAGCCGGTGGGTGGCGGTGTTGGTGCGGTCGCGCTCTCAGGGGCGGGCGCCGGCGGGGTTGTCCAGGCCGATGGCCCGGGTGACGACGGCGAGGGTGGCGGTCCAGTCGCCGGCGAAGTGGACAGCCTTGTCGCAGACGTAGCAGGCGGCGCCGAGCTTGAGGTTGGTGACCAGGACGTCGCCTCGCTCGGTCCAGTAGGCCCGGTCGGGGTCGTCGTTGACCCGGGTCGTCAGTCCGCTGTGCCGGTTGACCCACTCGGCGACCGCGCGGTGATAGCGGCGATGGCGGGCGGTGTAGACGAACACGGCGCGGTGCGCGGCGAGCAGGCGCAGGGCCTCGATCGCGCCGGGGACCGGCACGCCGCACACCTCGCCGTTCATCCCCCGCCGGCATCGCTCTGGTGCTGGCGGGGCGGTGCCGTCCGTCGCCGGACGGGGTGTCCGAGGGCGCGTCGTCCGATCGCCACGCCGGCAGCCTGATGGCGGGTGACGGGGCGTCTGGTTGTGGTGAGGGGCTTCTGCCAGTGCTGGCCGCCCCACAGGCTGGTGTAGGCGGGGTCCACGGCGATGACGCTGATTCCGGCTTCGGTGGCCATCGACAGGAGCCGGGCCTTGAGTTTGCCGGTGGGGATACCGGAGATCAGCTGCCAGAAGCGGCGCTTGCGGCCGTGCTTCTCGCGGGTCTTGGAGTCGGTGAAGTCGAGGTCCTCGACGGCTATCGCGCGGACGCCGGTCGCCGTAGCCCGGTGCAGGAGGCGGGTGAGGGCGTGGCGGAGCTGTGCGTCCCGGTGGGTCGCGGTGCCGCTGAGGTCGTAGTCGAAGCGGCACGGCCGGCCGGTGGGGTTGCCGTGGCTGTCCAGCCGCCACGCGGCGAGGTGGTCGGCGTTCATGTCCACGCCGATCACCTCACCCGCCCGCAAATGTCTCCAGCGGCACGATGAGAAGGTCTTTGCGCTGCCAGGAAGCGTCGAGGTACCAGCGTCCGCGTTCCGTGTCGAGGTGGATACGGTAGGCCACGGCGCGGTTCGCTTCGATGCGGTCGCGCCATTCGTCGCCCCGGTGCGGGAACGAAACCTTCGCGGTGAGGACGTACCGGCCGTTCCTGGCGTTGGCGTGCCCGGCGAGCGGGGTGGGCAGCTTGACGCTGATCTCCCCTTCGCACGTGATACGGATCGTCTCGTTGCCGAAGCGTTTCCCGGACTCCCCGTCAGCGGACAGGAACCAGCGGGCGGCTTCCCACCGCTGGCGCCACTGCGGCTCGGTGAGCTGCGCGGCGGTGAGGTTGTGCCGGGTGTTGAGGAGCCTCCTCCCGCCGCGCACCACAACGACATGTCCGGCCTCACGCTCCGCCATCACGGCCGCGTGCCGGTCCTCCAGCACGGACAGCCGCCGGGACTTGACGAACCAATCCTGCTTGGAGCGGTAGCCG comes from Streptomyces sp. TLI_235 and encodes:
- a CDS encoding DNA polymerase III alpha subunit, which translates into the protein MFTHMHVASGYSARYGASLPDALAARAAEQKLGALALTDRDTVAGAVRFAKACAVSGVRPLFGADLAVPFLDTAAAGRTGRPGAGSPAGERRPRTPARGGAFVDESAPRITLLARDRTGWANLCVLITAGWAARAERGGGQPVVPWEAIREHAEGLTVLLGPASQPVRALAAGRPDTATELLAPWREAFGPHLRLEAVHHRRTGTGPGSLRLAARTVGLAADLDMLAVITNAVRYLDPAQSRVADVLDSARLLMPIRPGRTCNGERTLKDHREMAALAEEVARAAGQEHGGAAHLLATTARTASDCRLDPVSDLGIGQVHFPEEHVVGVAPGTSARVLRERCDAAMVRNGYDRSPTMRTRLEEELRVINTLGWPTYFLTVAQVVDDVKDMGIRVQARGSGAGSLVVHLLGISFANPLDHELIMERFLNLRRKSLPDIDIDVESARRLEVYRRIMTRYGTERVCTLSMPETYRARHAIRDTGLALGLPPDEVGRLAKAFPHITARSIKTALAELPELSNVREHAHRYGALFDLAEGLDALPRGTAMHPCGVILSNDTLLRRTPVVPTPTEGFPAMQFDKEDVELDGLGLLKLDVLGVRMQSSMAYAVKEIERTTGKQIDLDDRATVPLTDPKAFELLRSGQNLGVFQLESPGQLDLAGRLQPETFEDLVAEISLFRPGPVQADMIKPFLLGRHGQKPVHYPHPDLEPALRSTYGVVIFNEQLIKVFATMTRSDLAMGEEARRALAKPERLPALEAWYRQRATEAGYSQAVVDEVWQMIENMGAYGFAKSHAVAFALATLQSAWLKAHFPAPFYAGLLEHDPGMYPKRLVLADARRRGVPVLPVDVQHSAATYRTEQLPDGRLGLRMSLADVHGMSEEIAERIDACRPYTDIADFWARARPSQPIAERLARIGALDQLAPGAHRRELLLQIDELHHQHRTIAIPAQLVLAHPTAPAPGSTGLPVMNPREEMQAELDVIGMDASRHLMEPFHPLLAELGVTPAHLLKEHREGETVLVAGAKVAIQTPPMRSGRRTIFVSLDDGSQGDAGQVDLTYFDDTHAQAAYPLFHHFLILARGTVSRRGKSVTVIGTCAWNLQEVADAHAAGGTAGVRDYLARTATPTSTDGDDESGPDGQRGTGTSGRDASGGRPPGGDGGRRGRGAGRLWHASPGSAG
- a CDS encoding 3-methyladenine DNA glycosylase/8-oxoguanine DNA glycosylase, with the protein product MAVRAVDGAARSRTWRPPYPLDLAAVIAPLRRGAGDPTIRLEAGTVWRASRTPTGLGTLRIVARPADGTVAATAWGPGANWLLEQLPAMLGANDRPDDLVLPLGKLRDVQRRNPGLRLGATGLVMDSLVPSVLEQKVTVTEAHRAWRYLLHRHGTPAPGPGAELGLTVPPSAREWALVPSWSWHRAGVDSKRTETVLRAVRLAPRLEEASAMAGTEGANRLMHVPGIGPWTAAETLQRCNGDPDAVSVGDLHLPNTVVFALAGKPRGTDEEMLELLAPYAGHRHRVCRLIRALGVRAPRFGPRMTPNDHWRR
- a CDS encoding ATP-dependent DNA ligase translates to MPRTRQTVVLRPPIPVMQPVLARTLPPEDGLPGGVQYTPKWDGYRVLACVQEDHAPLLLSRRGTVLNSRYPSVLPAIADLPVGLVLDAELCAWTPRPGGGPGRLGFHALARTAGARAEAGTQLVIVAFDVLAVPGRDVRSAPLRERWDLLSLIMIGARPQIQQSMETRSLAEAQQWYRDLEPLGIEGVCAKGLDTVYTTSGGNAPGRWIKVRHAETIDCLVAGVTGSLARPEAVLVQLPDGRQEVTSPRLTTAQAHQVAGAVAGRLRPATAGRARVHWIAEPLPVAEVRIGTGRHGGVRFVRLRPEE
- a CDS encoding IS605 OrfB family transposase, with protein sequence MDMNADHLAAWRLDSHGNPTGRPCRFDYDLSGTATHRDAQLRHALTRLLHRATATGVRAIAVEDLDFTDSKTREKHGRKRRFWQLISGIPTGKLKARLLSMATEAGISVIAVDPAYTSLWGGQHWQKPLTTTRRPVTRHQAAGVAIGRRALGHPVRRRTAPPRQHQSDAGGG